The following DNA comes from Oharaeibacter diazotrophicus.
CCTGGCGGGTGCCGCCGGACGAGCGGGCCGTCGGCGTCGTGCCGGATCCCTACCGGGTCTGGCTGTCCGAGATCATGCTGCAGCAGACCACCGTGGCGGCGGTGAAGGGCTATTTCGAGGCCTTCCTCGCCCGCTGGCCGCGGCTCGAGGATCTCGCGGCGGCTCCGCGCGACGACGTCATGGCCGCCTGGGCCGGGCTCGGCTACTACTCGCGCGCCCGCAACCTCAAGGCTTGCGCCGAGATGGTCGCCGAGCGCCACGGCGGCCGCTTCCCCGACGACGAGGCGGCGCTGCGCGCCCTGCCCGGCATCGGCGCCTATACCGCCGCGGCGATCGCCGCGATCGCCTTCGACCGGCCCGCCGTGGTGGTCGACGGCAATGTCGAGCGCATCGTCACCCGCCTCCACGCCGTCGAGACGCCGCTGCCGGAGGCCAAGCCCGAGATCCGCCGGCTCACGGAGGCATTGGCGCCGCCGACGCGGCCGGGCGACTTCGCCCAGGCCATGATGGACCTCGGCGCCACGATCTGCACGCCGAAGCGGCCGGCCTGCGGGCTCTGTCCTTGGCAGGGTTCCTGCGCGGCCCGGGCGGCGGGCACGCAGGAGAGCTATCCGCGCAAGACCGCCAAGCCCGAACGCCCGGTGCGCCGCGGCACGGCCTATGTCGCGATTCGATCGGACGGCGCGGTGCTGCTGCGCCGGCGGCCGGACAAGGGCCTGCTCGGCGGCATGGCGGAGGTGCCCGGCACCGAATGGGCCGCGACGGCGCCGCCGGCCGATCCGCCGCTCCCCGCCGACTGGCGGCGGGCCGGCACGGTCGAGCACACCTTCACCCACTTCCACCTGATCCTGACGGTGGAGACGGCGAGCGTCGACGCCCCGGCGCCGGCGGGCGCGTGGTGGGCGCCGGCCGATGGGCTCGCCGACGAGGCGCTGCCGAGCCTGATGCGCAAGACGGTCGCGGCCGCCCTCTCCGACCGCGGCCCCGCGCCGGGTCCGGACGCGGCGCCGAGGCGCGGGCGCGGACGGCCGCGCAAGAGCTGAAGGCGAGGATCAGGCGGGGACCGCCGTCAGCGCCGAGCGGATGCGCTGGCGCAGCACGTCGATCGGGGCTAGACCGCCCTCGGTCTCGACGTGCCAGAAGGTCCAGCCGTTGCAGGCCTCGAGCCCCTGGACGGCAGCGCCCATGCGATGGATCGAGCCGCTCTCCGGGCCGACCGCCAGCGAGCCGTCGGCGCGCACCAGGGCGGCGTGGCGGCGGCGGGCGTCGGTGAGCCGGGTGCCCGGCGCGATCAGACCGGCCTCGACCAGCGAGCCGAACGGCACGCGCGGTTCCGAGCGCTTCGGCGTCACGCCGGCGAGGCCCTCCTCGGGGGCGGGACGCACCGCGTCGATGCGGGCGCGGGCGTGCTCGACATAGGCGTGCTCGCGCTCGACGCCGACGAAGTGGCGGCCGAGCCGCTTGGCGACGGCGCCGGTGGTGCCGGTGCCGAAGAAGGGGTCGAGCACGACGTCGCCGGGTTTGGTCGTCGCGGTCAGGATCCGCCAGAGCAGCGCCTCGGGCTTCTGGGTCGGGTGCAGCTTGTCGCCGTCGGCGTTCTTCAGCCGCTCGCTGCCGGTGCAGAGCGGGAACAGCCAGTCGGAGCGGACCTGGAGGTCGTCGTTGCCGACCTTCAGCGCCTCGTAGTTGAAGGTGACGCCCTTGGCCTCGCGGTCGCGCGAGGCCCAGATCAGCGTCTCGTGGGCGTTGGTGAACCGCTTGCCCTTGAAGTTGGGCATCGGGTTGGCCTTGCGCCAGACGACGTCGTTCAGGATCCAGAAGCCGAGGTCCTGGAGCTTGGCGCCGACGCGGAAGATGTTGTGGTAGCTGCCGATCACCCAGAGCGCGCCCGACGGCTTCAGCACGCGGCGCACCGCCAGCAGCCAGGCTCGGGTGAAGGCGTCGTAGGCCTCGAAGCTCTCGAAGCGGTCCCAGTCGTCGTCGACGGCGTCGACCTTGGACTGGTCGGGCCGGACGAGGTCGCCGCCGAGCTGGAGGTTGTAGGGCGGGTCGGCGAAGACGAGGTCGACCGAATGCCGCGGCAGCTTCTCCAGCTGCGCGATGCAGTCGCCGACGAGGATCTGGTCGAGCCAGGGCCGATCGGCGGCCTCCACGGGGGAGGCCGCCGAAGCCACAGGCGCGTCGAGACGGCGCACGGCGGCGCGACGCGCCGACCGCAACTCGAGAACACTCATGGCCACTCCCACACTGACGCGAAACCTGACCGGTGGGGGCCTCGACGCCCCTGCCACGATCCACAGCATGGGAGAGTCAGGGTAAATTCCGGGTTAAGTGCCGACAGGGTGAATTTTCAATTGCGTCAATGGTTTGTTAGCCATTTCGCACTGCGGCGGACACCTCCGGCGCCGCGTTCTCGGTCCGACCCTTTCGCTTGGCGCTCGCCCCGGCCCGGACCGAGGCCCCGCTTTTTCCGGCGCGCGCGGCGTCATCATGTGGTATCCGGCTCGGGGTACGAGGCTCAGCAACTTGTACCCGAGAGACGTTCCATGAAAGACCGGGCCCGCCCGCAGGCGATCCTCAACCGCCCCGCCCCGCTGCCCTTCGAGACCTTCACCGACGCGGTCGCGGCGGTCGACCGGCTGATCGCGATCTACGACCGCAACACCGCCTTCGTCCGCGACGCCTTCGCGGCCGTCACCCGCGGCGAGGTGCCCGAGGGGCGCACGCGCGCCTTCTATCCCGAGATCCGCGTCGAGACCGACACCCACGACCTCGCCGACAGCCGCCTCTCCTACGGCCACGTCACCGGCCCCGGGGTCTACACCACCACGGTGTCGCGGCCGGAGCTGTTCCGGCACTACCTGATCGAGCAGCTGTCGCTGATCATCCGCAACCACGGCGTCCCCGTCTCGATCGGCGAGAGCCAGACCCCGATCCCACTGCATTTCGCCTTCTACGAGGGCACCCACGTCGAGGGCACCCTGGTCGAGGCGCTGCCGAAGCCGCTGCGCGACATGTTCGACGTGCCGGATCTCGCCGTCACCGACGACGCCATCGCCAACGGCACCCTGGAGCCGCCGGCCGGCGAGCCGATGCCGCTCGCGCCTTTCACGGCGCCGCGAATCGACTATTCACTGCACCGCCTGCAGCACTACACGGCGACGAGCCCGCGCTTCTTCCAGAACTTCGTGCTCTTCACCAACTACCAGTTCTACGTCGACGAGTTCGCCGCCCGCGCCCGCGAGATGATGGCGCGCGGCGACAGCGGCTACACCGGCTTCGTCGAGCCCGGCAACCTCCTGACGCCATCCGGCGAGGCCGCGCCGACCGAGGGCGAGCATCCGGCGCGGCTGCCGCAGATGCCGGCCTACCACCTGCTGCGCGAAGGCCATTCCGGCATCACGCTGGTCAACATCGGCGTCGGCCCCTCCAACGCCAAGACGATCACCGATCACGTCGCGGTGCTGCGGCCGCACGCCTGGCTGATGCTCGGCCATTGCGCCGGCCTCAGGAACAGCCAGAAGCTCGGCGACTACGTGCTCGCCCACGGCTACGTCCGCGAGGACCACGTGCTCGACGCCGACCTGCCGGTGTGGATCCCGATCCCGGCGCTGGCCGAGGTGCAGGTGGCGCTCGAGGACGCCGTCGAGGAGGTCACCGGCCTCGAGGGCTGGGAGCTGAAGCGCATCATGCGCACCGGCACCGTCGCCACCATCGACAACCGCAACTGGGAGCTGCGCGACCACCGCGAGCCGGTGCAGCGCTTCTCGCAGTCGCGCGCGATCGCCCTCGACATGGAATCGGCGACCATCGCGGCCAACGGCTTCCGCTTCCGCGTGCCCTACGGCACGCTGCTCTGCGTCTCCGACAAGCCGCTGCACGGCGAGCTCAAGCTGCCGGGCATGGCGAGCGCCTTCTACCGCCGCCAGGTCTCCCAGCACCTCGAGATCGGCATCCGCGCCATGGAGATGCTCCGCGGCATGCCGCCCGAGCGCCTGCACAGCCGCAAGCTGCGCAGCTTCATGGAGACGGCGTTCCAGTGATGCCTGTCTCGCACACGTCCCGACGGGTCGGGACGTGTGCGAGGTGCCGGCCATTCGGCCGGCGCCCGTCGGGCGCTCCGCGCACACGCCGCTCCGACCGGAGGTCGGACCATCGTGCGCGGTACGAGGGCGCACGGCAGCCTCCCGCCGGGCGCGCTCGCGCCGGCGGGGCGGATCTGCTAGGACGCGGCGGCAAGGGCGGGGCGGACGGGCCCCGGCCCTCCCCCCGGACGGAACTCCATGCTCATCATCTTCGATTGCGACGGCGTGCTCGTCGATTCCGAGATCATCTCCTCGGACGTGACGGCGCGGCACTTCTCCGAACTCGGCTACGCCATCACCGCCGCGGAGCTGAACGAGCGCTTCGTCGGCCTGACCGGCCCGCAGATCGCCGCCATCGTCGAAGAGGAGATCGGGCGCGCCCTGCCGGACGACTTCAAGGCCCGCTGCGACGCCGAGATCGACCAGCGCCTCGCCGCCGTGAAGGTCATCGCCGGCGTGCACGACCTCCTGGACGTGCTCGAGGAGCCGCGCTGCATCTGCTCGAACTCGTCGAGTACGCGCCTGAAGACCACGCTTTCGGCCACCGGCCTCTGGGACCGCTTCCGCCCCTACGTCTATTCGGCGCCCGAGGTCGGCACCCGCCGGGGCAAGCCGGCGCCGGACGTGTTCCTGCACGCCGCCGCCGCGTTCGGGGTCGCCCCGGCCGACACCATCGTGATCGAGGATTCCCCGCCCGGCGTCACCGGCGCCGTCGCCGCTGGCATGCGCGTGATCGGCTTCGTCGGCGGCTCGCACAGCTGGGCCGGCCACGCCGAGACGCTGATGGACGCCGGCGCCGAGACCGTGGTCCGCCGCATGACCGAGGTGCCCGCCGTGGTCGAGGCCTTCCGCGGCTGGGCCGGCATCGGCGTCTGAGCGCCGGGACACGAGGAGGCTCGCCCCATGTCCGACGACGGCGTCTACCGCAACGGCGTCGGCGGCCACGCGGTGATCGAGCAGCGGCGCACCGGCGTGTTCCGCCGCCTGTTCTTCGACCGGCCGGTGCTGCTGGTGGTGCGTCGCGGGGTCAAGCGCCTCGAGCATGACGGCGTCGTCGTCGAGGGCGGGCCGGGCACGCTGCTCGTGGTGCAGCCGGGCGCCTTCGTCACCGTCACCAACACGGTCGAGGACGGGCTCTACCGGGCCGAGGCGCTGCCGGTCGACCCCGCCCTGGTCGAGCCGTCGGCACTGCGCTCCCCCGTGCTCGCGCAGATGCCGCTTTCGGAAGGCCTCGACGCGGCCGTCGCCGCGGCGCGGGCCGCGCTCGCCGACCCCGCCCTGCCCGACGCCGTCGCCGCCCACCGCTTCCGCGAGATCCTGGTCTGGCTCGCCGAGGCCGGGATCGTGCCGACCATGCCGGTGGCCGAGACCTTCGCGGTCCGGGTGCGCCGGCTGGTCTCGACCGATCCCGCCGCGCCCTGGCCGGCCGCGGCCGTCGCCGGCCGGCTCGCGACCAGCGAGCCGACGTTGCGCCGGCATCTCGCCGCCGACGGCACCACGCTCACCGACATCGTCGCCGACGTCCGCCTCTCGGCCGCGCTCAACCTCCTGCAGACCACTCGCCGTCCGGTCACGGCGATCGCGCTCGACTGCGGCTATGCCTCGCCGTCGCGCTTCGCGATGCGCTTCCGCGCCCGCTTCGGCCTGTCGCCGAGCGAGGTCCGCATCGAGCCGGTCGGGTTCGATCGGATCGGCGCCACGATCGATCGGTCCGGAGCGGCGGCCGCACCCGCAGCCGGGCAGGATCGCCGCCGTCACCCAACCTGACGGAGACCTTCCGATGATCCGCCCGCTCCTCTCCCTCGCCGCCCTCGTCGTCGGCGCGGCGACGTCCGTCCACGCCGCCGACTTCACCGTCACCAGCCCCGACTTCACCGACGGCGGCCGGCTCGGCGAGGCCCAGGTGTTCGACGGCTTCGGCTGCACCGGCGGCAACGTCGCCCCCGCGCTCGCCTGGACCGGCGCGCCCGCGGGCACGAAGAGCTTCGCCGTCACCGTCTACGATCCGGACGCGCCGACCGGCTCGGGCTTCTGGCACTGGTCGATGTTCGACATCCCCGCGGCCACCACGTCGCTCGCCACCGGCTCGACCGGGGCCGGACGCCCGGCGGGCGCCGTCGAGGTCCGCAACGACTACGGCGGCACCGGCTTCGGCGGCGCCTGCCCGCCGCCCGGCCCGGCGCACCGCTACGTCGTCACGGTGTTCGCGCTGAAGGTGGACAAGCTCGGCCTCGGCGCCGACGCGACGCCGGCCGTCACCGGCTTCATGCTGAACGCCAACGTGCTCGCCACCGCCCGGATCACCGCGCTCTACGGCCGGTGAGCGGCGCGCAGAACTGCCGCGATCACCTCGGCGACGGCGCGGTAGAGGTCCTCCGGAATGGTCCGGTCGAGTTCGAGCGTCGACAGCGCCTCGGCGAGCGCCGGGTTCTCTTCCACGGGCACCCCGGCCTCGCGCGCCGCCGCCACGATCGCCTCGGCGGTCTCGCCGCGCCCGGTCGCCACCACGGTTGGGGCGTCGGGCGCGACGTAGCGCAGCGCCACGGCGCGGGCGATGTCGTCGTCGCCGCTCACAGCTCGACGTCCAGGCGGTGGCGCGGCGCCGTCGGCGTCGGCGCGGCGGGCCGCTGCGGCGGACGTCCGAGGTGGAGGTCGACGCCGGAGACGGCGAGGCCGGCCGCCGTCAACGCGTCGGCGAGAGGGGCGGCCTCGGCCTCGAGCCGGGCGACGGCGGCGGGGGTCTCGCACCAGACCCCGATCACGACGCGCCGGCCGGGCAGCAGCCCGACCCGCACCGCCACCGGCCCGAGCGGGGCGACCGCGAAGGCCATCTCGACCCGGTGGACCGGTCCGCCGTCGTCGTCGGCGCCGCCGCGCTCGCGGCCGCCGTGGTCGTCGCGCTCGATCCGGACCTCGGCGACCGAGACGCCGGCGGGGCCGGCGATCGGGATCTCGAAAACGAGGCCGCGCGGAGCGTCGTCGTCGGTGCCGGGCGCGGCGTCGTCGCCGCCGATCGAGGCGGCCTGGTGCAGGAGGATGCGGCCGGCGGCGCGCTCGGCGGCGTCGAGGAGATGGGCGGCGAGCGCGCGCGGCGGCAGGTCCGGCGCCTCGGCCTCGCGCTGGCCGGCGGGCCGACCGCCGCGCCGCGGCGGGGCCGGCCGGGCGCCCGCCACCAGCGCGACCGCCGCCGCGACGGCGGGATCCGACGGCGTCGGCTTCCCCGGGCCGAGCCAGTCGGCGAGGGCGCGGCCGACCAGGGCGAGCGCGGTCTTGAGATCGGCGGGGGGCGGCGATCCCGGATGCGCGCCCGCCTCGTGGAACAGCCCGGACCGCGCCAGCGCGGCGGCGACGTCGCCGGCCGTCGGCGGTGACGCCGAGCCGAGCGCGAAGCCCGCGAGCACGCCGAGGGCGTCGCGCAGCGTCGCCGGCAGGTCGGGGGCGGCATTGAGCGTCGAGGCGGCGGCGAACACGGGCGCGAGCCCGTCCTGACGTCCGAGCGCGGCGGCGACCGCCGCTTCGAGCACGGTCGTCCGTGGGACCGTGCCGGCTGTAGCGGGCGCGAACGCCACCGCCTCCTCGATGCGCCCGAAGACGGGGATCTCACCCGCCAGCGGACGACGCCCGGCGTGGCCCGGGTTCACGGGCATGTCGCCGATCACCGGCGGCAGCGAGCCGATGGCCATCGCGGGCCTCCGCGGCAGGAGAGCGTCCGGTCGAGACTCGCGCGAATCGGGGGACAGGGCAAGGGCGGCGCCCCGGACGCCCCCTACCCCGCCTCGGCTTCCGCCGCCTCGTATTCCCCCGACAGTTCCAGCCACTGCTCCTCCGCCGCGTCGATGGCGCGGGCGCAGTCGGCGCGGTCCTTGGAGAGCTTGGCGCCCCTGGCCGGATCCTTGGCGAACAGCGCCGGGTCGGCCAGCGTGGCGTCGAGCTTGGCGAGGTCCTTCTTCAGCGCCTCGATCCGCGCCTCCACCGCCTGGATCTTCTTGCGCAGCGGCGCCAGTTGGGCGCGGCGCTCGGCGGCGAGGCGGCGGCGGTCGACGGCGGTCGGCTTGGCGTCGGCCTTCGCCGCGCCGGCGCGCTCGTCCGGACCGGAGAGGACGAGGCGCTTGTAGTCGTCCATGTCGCCGTCGTAGGGCGTCACCCGGCCGTCGGCGACCAGCCAGAGCCGGTCGGCGGTGGCCTCGACGAGGTGGCGGTCGTGGCTGACCAGGATCACCGCGCCCTCGAAGGCGTTG
Coding sequences within:
- the mutY gene encoding A/G-specific adenine glycosylase — its product is MTASAPITLARPDPADLLAWYDRHARRLPWRVPPDERAVGVVPDPYRVWLSEIMLQQTTVAAVKGYFEAFLARWPRLEDLAAAPRDDVMAAWAGLGYYSRARNLKACAEMVAERHGGRFPDDEAALRALPGIGAYTAAAIAAIAFDRPAVVVDGNVERIVTRLHAVETPLPEAKPEIRRLTEALAPPTRPGDFAQAMMDLGATICTPKRPACGLCPWQGSCAARAAGTQESYPRKTAKPERPVRRGTAYVAIRSDGAVLLRRRPDKGLLGGMAEVPGTEWAATAPPADPPLPADWRRAGTVEHTFTHFHLILTVETASVDAPAPAGAWWAPADGLADEALPSLMRKTVAAALSDRGPAPGPDAAPRRGRGRPRKS
- a CDS encoding site-specific DNA-methyltransferase is translated as MSVLELRSARRAAVRRLDAPVASAASPVEAADRPWLDQILVGDCIAQLEKLPRHSVDLVFADPPYNLQLGGDLVRPDQSKVDAVDDDWDRFESFEAYDAFTRAWLLAVRRVLKPSGALWVIGSYHNIFRVGAKLQDLGFWILNDVVWRKANPMPNFKGKRFTNAHETLIWASRDREAKGVTFNYEALKVGNDDLQVRSDWLFPLCTGSERLKNADGDKLHPTQKPEALLWRILTATTKPGDVVLDPFFGTGTTGAVAKRLGRHFVGVEREHAYVEHARARIDAVRPAPEEGLAGVTPKRSEPRVPFGSLVEAGLIAPGTRLTDARRRHAALVRADGSLAVGPESGSIHRMGAAVQGLEACNGWTFWHVETEGGLAPIDVLRQRIRSALTAVPA
- a CDS encoding AMP nucleosidase, which encodes MKDRARPQAILNRPAPLPFETFTDAVAAVDRLIAIYDRNTAFVRDAFAAVTRGEVPEGRTRAFYPEIRVETDTHDLADSRLSYGHVTGPGVYTTTVSRPELFRHYLIEQLSLIIRNHGVPVSIGESQTPIPLHFAFYEGTHVEGTLVEALPKPLRDMFDVPDLAVTDDAIANGTLEPPAGEPMPLAPFTAPRIDYSLHRLQHYTATSPRFFQNFVLFTNYQFYVDEFAARAREMMARGDSGYTGFVEPGNLLTPSGEAAPTEGEHPARLPQMPAYHLLREGHSGITLVNIGVGPSNAKTITDHVAVLRPHAWLMLGHCAGLRNSQKLGDYVLAHGYVREDHVLDADLPVWIPIPALAEVQVALEDAVEEVTGLEGWELKRIMRTGTVATIDNRNWELRDHREPVQRFSQSRAIALDMESATIAANGFRFRVPYGTLLCVSDKPLHGELKLPGMASAFYRRQVSQHLEIGIRAMEMLRGMPPERLHSRKLRSFMETAFQ
- a CDS encoding HAD family hydrolase, encoding MLIIFDCDGVLVDSEIISSDVTARHFSELGYAITAAELNERFVGLTGPQIAAIVEEEIGRALPDDFKARCDAEIDQRLAAVKVIAGVHDLLDVLEEPRCICSNSSSTRLKTTLSATGLWDRFRPYVYSAPEVGTRRGKPAPDVFLHAAAAFGVAPADTIVIEDSPPGVTGAVAAGMRVIGFVGGSHSWAGHAETLMDAGAETVVRRMTEVPAVVEAFRGWAGIGV
- a CDS encoding helix-turn-helix transcriptional regulator: MSDDGVYRNGVGGHAVIEQRRTGVFRRLFFDRPVLLVVRRGVKRLEHDGVVVEGGPGTLLVVQPGAFVTVTNTVEDGLYRAEALPVDPALVEPSALRSPVLAQMPLSEGLDAAVAAARAALADPALPDAVAAHRFREILVWLAEAGIVPTMPVAETFAVRVRRLVSTDPAAPWPAAAVAGRLATSEPTLRRHLAADGTTLTDIVADVRLSAALNLLQTTRRPVTAIALDCGYASPSRFAMRFRARFGLSPSEVRIEPVGFDRIGATIDRSGAAAAPAAGQDRRRHPT
- a CDS encoding YbhB/YbcL family Raf kinase inhibitor-like protein, with the protein product MIRPLLSLAALVVGAATSVHAADFTVTSPDFTDGGRLGEAQVFDGFGCTGGNVAPALAWTGAPAGTKSFAVTVYDPDAPTGSGFWHWSMFDIPAATTSLATGSTGAGRPAGAVEVRNDYGGTGFGGACPPPGPAHRYVVTVFALKVDKLGLGADATPAVTGFMLNANVLATARITALYGR
- a CDS encoding EscU/YscU/HrcU family type III secretion system export apparatus switch protein, whose amino-acid sequence is MSGDDDIARAVALRYVAPDAPTVVATGRGETAEAIVAAAREAGVPVEENPALAEALSTLELDRTIPEDLYRAVAEVIAAVLRAAHRP
- a CDS encoding flagellar hook-length control protein FliK, whose amino-acid sequence is MAIGSLPPVIGDMPVNPGHAGRRPLAGEIPVFGRIEEAVAFAPATAGTVPRTTVLEAAVAAALGRQDGLAPVFAAASTLNAAPDLPATLRDALGVLAGFALGSASPPTAGDVAAALARSGLFHEAGAHPGSPPPADLKTALALVGRALADWLGPGKPTPSDPAVAAAVALVAGARPAPPRRGGRPAGQREAEAPDLPPRALAAHLLDAAERAAGRILLHQAASIGGDDAAPGTDDDAPRGLVFEIPIAGPAGVSVAEVRIERDDHGGRERGGADDDGGPVHRVEMAFAVAPLGPVAVRVGLLPGRRVVIGVWCETPAAVARLEAEAAPLADALTAAGLAVSGVDLHLGRPPQRPAAPTPTAPRHRLDVEL